The Actinobacillus equuli genome includes a window with the following:
- a CDS encoding transferrin-binding protein-like solute binding protein, translating to MKKHNIALTLLMVLGVAACGSSGGSSDSAPKHNSNSNVSSEVKTNQTSNDTAPIVTPAPQVDKAPTVDSNKPVSNPNPALNEKEQVNSPYTQNKAVVGSGYIVPKVEGMVQNLNLSSESEGAFGILSIDGKNVPLIPSNSFNSNYITINSGNMIRKVDKQNYTIWGLVWEKDSDKQYLTAIGKQATKEMPTNGVYTYKGSAIQFSGNDKMLDVDSAEHIRNAEFTVDFDRKVFAGVIPQQDTNNPILLSADITKNTFFGEANGIKTQGGFFGPQASELTGDYLKKDAKEIKIGVFGAKKQ from the coding sequence ATGAAAAAACATAACATTGCACTTACCTTATTAATGGTATTAGGTGTAGCTGCTTGTGGAAGTAGCGGCGGAAGTTCAGATTCAGCACCAAAGCACAACTCCAATTCAAATGTATCATCGGAAGTAAAAACGAATCAAACGAGTAATGATACGGCACCAATTGTGACTCCTGCACCGCAAGTCGATAAAGCCCCCACAGTAGATTCAAATAAACCTGTCTCAAATCCTAATCCTGCTCTTAATGAGAAAGAGCAAGTAAATTCACCTTATACCCAAAATAAAGCTGTTGTTGGTAGTGGTTATATTGTACCGAAAGTAGAAGGTATGGTTCAAAATTTAAACCTTTCTTCAGAGTCTGAAGGCGCATTCGGAATATTATCTATCGATGGAAAAAATGTACCTTTAATTCCTTCGAATAGTTTTAACTCGAACTATATTACCATTAATTCAGGTAATATGATTCGTAAAGTAGATAAGCAAAATTACACTATATGGGGACTTGTCTGGGAGAAAGATTCAGACAAACAATACCTTACCGCAATAGGAAAACAAGCTACGAAAGAGATGCCAACAAATGGCGTTTATACTTATAAAGGTTCTGCAATACAATTTTCTGGTAACGACAAAATGCTAGATGTAGACAGTGCCGAACATATTCGTAATGCAGAGTTTACAGTCGACTTCGATCGCAAAGTTTTCGCAGGCGTAATTCCCCAACAAGATACCAATAACCCAATTTTACTTTCTGCTGATATCACTAAAAATACATTCTTTGGCGAGGCTAATGGTATAAAAACGCAGGGAGGTTTCTTTGGTCCTCAAGCTAGCGAATTAACTGGTGATTATCTTAAAAAAGATGCTAAAGAAATAAAAATAGGTGTATTCGGTGCTAAGAAACAATAA
- a CDS encoding autotransporter outer membrane beta-barrel domain-containing protein → MKRLKLSAVYSALLAGGLFIYADSAIAMECKAGEVEHQNGVSLNNCTLTTKDPDFPWALVYVSDSDNIIFNNLTTNSDTRSVHANKSNVTIKNSSLTASNTNADQHYFESVVQSESNSNVKIENSTLVAKPYHNSASVISLSEGNMEINNSVLSLNESDTPKAARAFAKIYQGNLSIRDSQLNVENAIESFFEVTSGTNININIENTVGKSNTSTFLDISGGSKVNVELVNSQFSGGISGAWDLFEEKEQFDLDLMLTNSNLSSKVLFHNSQLLPYSRSTTKYLIENINLVAKNSNLSGVGRLLKNEEGNYDDIFNVTLETSNWNLNGYYPNFSVTNLDMKNATVKFGQEIESAPAESWKFHTLEILGNLSGTGNFTLNSDLANQQADKIVVTGDDSGEFGLNVKDSGNEPKSANGKVTLVETQTGKAKFALLGRDYVDAGAYRYRLVKDGNHWVLSNHATERATASNSTPPVANNSTNSTASPTMPVSPIVVPSLNPTTANREVMLSEYSNALVSLRQAQLLLVENSLEGLHKRLGELKQGEKGNVWVRNANSRNELDAMQAAENAHSSGFKQDIHTLQIGTDAAVTDNIRVGGFVGNSRSDLEFGGEYGSAKVKAQAVGVYATYLANNGFYWDNVAKYERITAKSNQTGKRHYNAHTLSSEIGRIHTLGRWTITPQLQAAWTKLSSKVDEEGISALTARAGVRVANHLDFAGWKFEPYAELNGITTRTNQNAVRVNQYSFDVAETKGRIESAIGANAVVGNHRIGLEASLTNGKYLDQPYKVQLAYRYHW, encoded by the coding sequence ATGAAAAGATTAAAACTATCAGCTGTGTATTCGGCACTATTAGCGGGCGGGTTATTCATCTATGCGGACAGTGCGATTGCGATGGAATGTAAGGCGGGGGAGGTGGAACACCAAAATGGAGTATCTCTTAATAATTGTACGCTTACGACTAAAGATCCTGACTTCCCTTGGGCATTAGTGTATGTCTCTGATAGTGATAATATTATATTTAATAATCTTACGACTAATTCGGATACTAGAAGTGTTCATGCGAATAAGTCTAATGTAACAATTAAAAATAGTTCTCTTACGGCTAGTAATACTAATGCAGATCAACATTATTTTGAAAGTGTTGTTCAATCGGAATCAAATTCTAATGTAAAAATAGAAAATTCTACATTAGTTGCTAAGCCTTATCATAATTCTGCTTCTGTAATCAGTCTTTCTGAAGGCAATATGGAGATTAATAATAGCGTATTATCTTTAAATGAGAGTGATACCCCTAAAGCGGCAAGGGCTTTTGCTAAAATTTATCAAGGAAACTTATCCATTAGAGATAGTCAACTAAATGTAGAAAATGCTATAGAATCTTTTTTTGAAGTAACCTCTGGTACAAATATAAACATAAATATTGAAAATACGGTTGGAAAATCAAACACATCTACCTTCTTAGATATAAGTGGCGGGAGTAAAGTAAATGTTGAGCTAGTTAATTCGCAATTTTCTGGTGGGATAAGTGGTGCTTGGGATTTATTTGAAGAAAAAGAACAATTTGATTTGGACTTAATGTTAACGAATAGTAATTTATCAAGTAAAGTTTTATTCCATAATTCTCAGCTTCTTCCATATTCTCGTTCTACAACAAAATACCTTATTGAAAATATCAATTTGGTTGCTAAAAATTCTAATTTATCAGGTGTAGGTCGTTTATTAAAAAACGAAGAAGGTAATTACGATGATATTTTTAACGTGACATTAGAAACTTCAAATTGGAATTTGAATGGTTATTACCCAAATTTTAGTGTTACTAATTTGGATATGAAAAATGCTACTGTTAAATTTGGGCAGGAAATAGAATCTGCTCCAGCTGAATCATGGAAATTTCATACACTTGAAATTTTAGGAAATCTCTCAGGTACTGGTAATTTCACTCTTAACTCAGATCTTGCTAATCAACAAGCGGATAAAATTGTGGTAACCGGAGATGATAGCGGAGAATTTGGCTTAAATGTTAAAGACTCGGGTAATGAACCAAAATCGGCAAATGGTAAGGTAACATTAGTTGAAACTCAAACAGGTAAGGCGAAATTTGCTTTATTAGGGCGTGATTATGTTGATGCCGGCGCATATCGTTACCGCCTAGTAAAAGACGGTAATCATTGGGTTCTGTCAAATCATGCGACAGAACGTGCAACCGCAAGTAACAGTACACCGCCGGTTGCAAATAATTCGACAAATTCGACCGCTTCTCCAACCATGCCGGTTTCTCCAATTGTTGTGCCATCGCTAAATCCGACAACGGCAAATCGTGAAGTGATGCTAAGTGAATATTCTAATGCGTTAGTATCATTACGTCAGGCTCAGCTTTTATTAGTGGAAAATAGCTTAGAAGGTTTACATAAGCGTTTAGGTGAATTAAAGCAAGGTGAAAAAGGCAATGTTTGGGTGCGTAATGCAAATAGTCGTAATGAATTAGATGCTATGCAGGCTGCGGAAAATGCGCATTCATCCGGCTTTAAACAAGATATTCATACGCTTCAAATTGGTACGGATGCTGCGGTAACAGATAATATTCGTGTCGGTGGTTTTGTCGGAAATTCACGTTCAGATCTAGAATTTGGTGGTGAATATGGCTCGGCGAAAGTGAAAGCACAAGCCGTGGGTGTATATGCGACTTATCTGGCGAATAATGGTTTCTATTGGGATAATGTCGCAAAATACGAGCGTATTACGGCAAAATCTAATCAGACCGGTAAACGTCATTACAATGCGCATACGCTTTCGAGCGAAATCGGACGTATTCATACATTAGGTCGTTGGACAATTACGCCACAGTTACAAGCCGCTTGGACGAAACTTTCAAGCAAAGTAGATGAAGAAGGCATTTCCGCATTAACTGCAAGAGCAGGCGTGCGAGTAGCAAACCATCTTGATTTTGCCGGTTGGAAGTTTGAGCCTTATGCAGAACTAAACGGCATTACCACTCGTACCAATCAGAATGCAGTGCGAGTAAATCAATATAGTTTTGATGTGGCGGAGACTAAAGGTCGAATTGAAAGCGCTATCGGTGCGAATGCGGTTGTAGGCAATCATCGTATCGGTTTAGAGGCTTCACTGACTAATGGCAAATACTTAGATCAGCCATATAAAGTACAACTTGCTTATCGTTATCACTGGTAA
- the ilvC gene encoding ketol-acid reductoisomerase, protein MANYFNTLNLRQKLDQLGRCRFMDRSEFADGCNFLKGKKIVIVGCGAQGLNQGLNMRDSGLDISYALRAEAIAEKRASFTRATENGFKVGTYQELIPTADLVINLTPDKQHSKVVADVVPLMKQGSAFGYSHGFNIVEEGEQIRKDITVVMTAPKCPGTEVREEYKRGFGVPTLIAVHPENDPKGEGMAIAKAWASATGGDRAGVLESSFVAEVKSDLMGEQTILCGMLQAGSIVCYDKLVADGKDPAYASKLIQYGWETITEALKQGGITLMMDRLSNAAKIRAFELSEEIKVQLNDLYLKHMDDIISGEFSSTMMADWANGDANLLKWREETGKTAFENSPKADGIKISEQEYFDNGVVMVAMVKAGVEMAFDAMVASGIYEESAYYESLHELPLIANTIARKRLYEMNVVISDTAEYGNYLFSHVATPILAEKLIPMLQKGDLGEPTPAAEIDNVYLRDINDAIRNHPVELIGQELRGYMTDMKRISSQG, encoded by the coding sequence ATGGCTAACTATTTCAACACATTAAACTTACGTCAAAAATTAGACCAACTCGGTCGTTGTCGTTTTATGGATCGTAGCGAATTCGCAGACGGCTGCAATTTCTTAAAAGGCAAAAAAATCGTTATCGTAGGTTGTGGTGCGCAAGGTTTAAACCAAGGTTTAAATATGCGTGATTCTGGTTTAGACATTAGCTATGCGTTACGTGCTGAAGCAATTGCAGAAAAACGAGCGTCATTTACTCGTGCAACCGAAAACGGTTTCAAAGTCGGCACATACCAAGAATTAATTCCAACCGCTGACTTAGTTATCAACTTAACGCCGGATAAACAACACTCAAAAGTGGTTGCAGATGTTGTTCCGTTAATGAAACAAGGTTCTGCATTCGGTTACTCACACGGTTTCAACATTGTTGAAGAAGGTGAGCAAATTCGTAAAGATATTACTGTTGTGATGACAGCGCCAAAATGTCCGGGTACGGAAGTACGTGAAGAATATAAACGTGGTTTCGGTGTACCGACACTTATCGCAGTTCACCCTGAAAATGACCCGAAAGGTGAAGGTATGGCAATCGCAAAAGCGTGGGCATCAGCAACCGGTGGTGACCGTGCAGGCGTATTAGAGTCTTCATTCGTAGCAGAAGTTAAATCTGACTTAATGGGCGAGCAAACAATCCTTTGCGGTATGTTACAAGCAGGTTCAATCGTATGTTACGACAAATTAGTCGCAGACGGTAAAGATCCGGCATACGCAAGCAAATTAATCCAATACGGTTGGGAAACAATTACTGAAGCGTTAAAACAAGGCGGTATCACCTTAATGATGGACCGTTTATCAAACGCTGCGAAAATCCGTGCTTTTGAATTAAGTGAAGAAATCAAAGTTCAATTGAACGACCTTTACTTAAAACATATGGACGACATCATCAGCGGTGAATTCTCATCAACCATGATGGCAGACTGGGCAAACGGTGATGCAAACTTATTAAAATGGCGTGAAGAAACCGGTAAAACCGCATTCGAAAACTCACCGAAAGCAGACGGTATCAAAATCTCTGAACAAGAATACTTTGATAACGGTGTTGTGATGGTTGCAATGGTGAAAGCGGGTGTAGAAATGGCATTCGATGCAATGGTTGCAAGCGGTATTTACGAAGAATCGGCATACTATGAGTCATTACACGAATTACCGTTAATCGCAAATACGATTGCACGTAAACGTTTATACGAAATGAACGTAGTAATTTCAGATACGGCAGAATACGGTAACTACTTATTCTCTCATGTTGCAACGCCAATTCTTGCAGAGAAATTAATCCCGATGTTACAAAAAGGTGACTTAGGTGAACCGACACCGGCTGCTGAAATTGACAACGTTTACTTACGTGATATCAACGATGCAATCCGTAATCACCCGGTTGAATTAATCGGTCAAGAGTTACGTGGTTATATGACGGATATGAAGCGTATTTCATCGCAAGGTTAA
- a CDS encoding paraquat-inducible protein A, giving the protein MKINKITLQQCPECETVVEVPQDLPFQISVCPNCHDVLRPANSWSLRRCSIIALAILILLPFALTFPLMSIDLLGVPIHATVWGGVWKMATEGYPYTAFMVLLCSVVFPISFAMLVLTIRLQKLLGHRPRYTLILLSRIQEWVMLDVYLVALAVAAFKIRDYADLSFSIHLSAFVIVTILTTLLFIKIDPKEAWAYFYPEYHLLPKGYPTHPSLCPTCEYTFDEKIVDLKGRQRCPRCESNLAIPDSIKLQRVWACLLAGVVMMIPANTLPISATGLAGSVSADTLFSGVLTFISMGSYSVAAIVFIASIAVPFSKVAIILYLLLAIHYQWKHPIHWQMKALHYVHFVGRWSMLDLFVLALMMSLLERGQILSFSVGDAAFFFGAAVFLTMIASSNLDARMLWRIHYSNEKKR; this is encoded by the coding sequence ATGAAAATAAATAAGATAACTTTACAGCAATGCCCAGAATGTGAAACGGTGGTAGAAGTGCCACAAGATCTGCCGTTTCAAATATCCGTTTGCCCCAATTGCCACGACGTATTACGCCCGGCGAATAGTTGGAGCTTACGCCGTTGTTCAATTATCGCCTTAGCGATTTTAATTTTACTACCCTTTGCACTCACTTTTCCGTTAATGAGTATCGACTTACTCGGTGTGCCGATTCACGCAACCGTATGGGGCGGGGTTTGGAAAATGGCGACTGAAGGCTATCCTTACACCGCATTTATGGTCTTGCTCTGTTCTGTCGTGTTTCCGATTTCGTTTGCAATGTTAGTGCTGACAATCAGGCTCCAAAAATTACTGGGACATCGCCCTCGTTACACCTTGATTTTGCTATCTCGCATTCAAGAATGGGTAATGTTAGACGTTTATCTAGTCGCATTAGCCGTAGCGGCGTTTAAAATTCGTGATTATGCGGATCTCAGCTTTAGCATTCATCTCAGTGCTTTTGTAATCGTGACGATTCTAACCACCTTGCTGTTTATTAAAATCGATCCGAAAGAAGCTTGGGCATATTTCTATCCCGAATACCACCTGCTTCCGAAAGGCTATCCAACTCATCCTTCGTTATGTCCAACGTGCGAATATACATTCGATGAAAAGATTGTCGATTTAAAAGGTCGCCAGCGTTGCCCTCGCTGCGAAAGCAACTTAGCCATTCCGGATAGCATAAAATTACAACGTGTGTGGGCGTGTTTATTAGCGGGTGTTGTGATGATGATTCCGGCAAATACGTTGCCGATTTCCGCAACCGGATTAGCCGGTTCGGTTTCTGCCGATACCTTATTTTCAGGAGTACTCACCTTTATCAGTATGGGCAGCTACAGTGTGGCGGCAATCGTATTTATTGCAAGTATTGCCGTACCGTTCAGTAAGGTAGCGATAATTTTATATCTGCTGTTAGCGATTCATTACCAATGGAAACACCCGATTCATTGGCAAATGAAAGCGCTACATTACGTGCATTTTGTCGGACGTTGGTCAATGCTGGATTTATTTGTATTGGCGTTAATGATGTCCCTCTTGGAGCGAGGACAAATTCTCAGCTTCTCAGTCGGTGATGCGGCATTTTTCTTCGGGGCGGCGGTATTCCTCACTATGATTGCCTCAAGTAATCTGGATGCCCGAATGTTATGGCGAATCCACTATTCCAACGAGAAAAAACGCTAA
- a CDS encoding transglutaminase-like domain-containing protein: MKKLLLATLLASSAAFANQVPNYNTTTHTYEFNQSYDLVVPQGSKGETNLWVPLPFSNDYQDVKSIDFEGNYNKAYITENNQYGAKTLFANWDEKAQKRLLKVKLVVQTKDREPMATGALNSYQPPENIIYSVDVQEYLKPTTHIKTDGIVKQYADKIVGKETNPLKKAELIHKWIVENMERDNSVLGCGDGDVEKMLTTGVLKGKCTDINSVFVALARASDIPAREVFGIRLGSAPKMSKFSKTAFGSAKDGIANENSGQHCRAEFYLAGFGWVPVDSADVAKMRLTEKKAVNDADTQAVSKYLFGNWEANWMGFNHARDFDLYPQPELTPINNFGYPYAEVGGDPLNSFDAKEFGYELISKELK, translated from the coding sequence ATGAAAAAACTGCTATTAGCCACCTTGCTGGCAAGCTCGGCTGCATTCGCCAACCAAGTTCCAAATTATAACACCACCACTCATACTTACGAATTTAATCAAAGTTACGATCTTGTTGTGCCGCAAGGCTCAAAAGGCGAAACTAATTTATGGGTTCCGCTACCGTTCAGTAATGATTACCAAGATGTCAAATCGATTGACTTTGAAGGCAACTACAACAAAGCCTATATCACGGAAAATAACCAATACGGTGCAAAAACGCTATTCGCTAATTGGGATGAAAAAGCGCAAAAACGTTTGTTAAAAGTGAAATTAGTAGTGCAAACCAAAGATCGTGAACCGATGGCAACAGGGGCTTTAAATAGTTATCAGCCACCGGAAAACATCATTTATTCGGTAGATGTGCAAGAGTATCTCAAACCGACTACGCATATCAAAACAGACGGCATTGTGAAGCAATATGCGGATAAAATTGTCGGCAAAGAAACCAATCCGCTGAAAAAAGCGGAACTGATTCACAAATGGATTGTGGAAAATATGGAACGTGATAATTCCGTATTGGGTTGCGGTGACGGTGATGTGGAAAAAATGCTGACTACCGGTGTGTTAAAAGGCAAATGTACCGATATTAACTCTGTGTTTGTCGCCTTAGCACGAGCGTCTGATATTCCGGCACGTGAAGTATTCGGTATCCGTTTAGGCTCGGCACCAAAAATGTCGAAATTCTCTAAAACCGCCTTCGGTAGCGCAAAAGACGGTATCGCTAATGAAAATAGCGGACAACACTGCCGTGCCGAGTTTTATTTGGCAGGTTTCGGTTGGGTGCCAGTTGATTCAGCGGACGTGGCGAAAATGCGTTTAACTGAGAAAAAAGCGGTCAATGACGCCGATACACAAGCGGTTTCAAAATACTTATTCGGTAACTGGGAAGCAAACTGGATGGGCTTTAACCACGCACGTGATTTCGACTTATACCCGCAACCGGAATTAACCCCGATTAACAATTTCGGCTATCCGTACGCAGAAGTCGGCGGCGATCCGCTTAATTCATTTGATGCAAAAGAGTTTGGTTATGAGCTTATCTCAAAAGAACTCAAATAA
- a CDS encoding mercuric transporter MerT family protein: MSLSQKNSNNRFFASLTAALLAAVSSTVCCIAPLFYLVFGISSPWLVSLSEYEYLQLPLLFVSLGAFGYGFWLLMFSNKIICTKYCSRRTLIILYWIAFMIILFFLSYPFVLPWLLA; this comes from the coding sequence ATGAGCTTATCTCAAAAGAACTCAAATAATCGTTTTTTTGCCTCACTTACCGCTGCATTGCTGGCGGCGGTAAGCTCAACGGTGTGTTGCATCGCACCTTTGTTTTATCTGGTGTTTGGTATTTCTTCGCCGTGGTTGGTTAGCCTCAGCGAGTATGAATATTTACAGCTACCGTTATTGTTTGTGTCGCTTGGTGCATTCGGTTACGGCTTTTGGTTACTGATGTTTTCTAACAAAATCATTTGTACCAAATATTGTTCTCGTCGTACCTTGATAATTTTATATTGGATTGCTTTTATGATTATTCTATTTTTCTTGAGCTATCCGTTTGTTTTACCTTGGTTATTAGCATGA
- a CDS encoding heavy-metal-associated domain-containing protein has translation MKLLFILLFSVGISPLVYANQAIPSGNVAAEQQAQKEVNFYIKEMNCQLCVYLVNKELRVINGVISTKANMKERKVKIIASENVSIEQMIKAIEKLGYTAEQI, from the coding sequence ATGAAATTACTGTTTATTTTGCTTTTTTCTGTCGGAATTTCACCGCTGGTTTATGCCAATCAAGCTATACCAAGCGGCAATGTAGCAGCTGAACAACAAGCACAAAAAGAAGTGAATTTTTATATTAAAGAAATGAACTGCCAATTATGCGTCTATTTGGTTAATAAAGAATTGCGTGTGATTAATGGGGTGATTTCAACCAAAGCGAATATGAAAGAGCGTAAAGTCAAAATCATCGCGAGCGAAAATGTCTCGATAGAACAGATGATCAAAGCGATTGAAAAGCTCGGTTATACCGCTGAACAAATCTAA
- a CDS encoding aldehyde dehydrogenase family protein, translating to MNQQQIANLVQAQRDFFNSNATKPLAFRKAQLQRLKTMLIENDQAILTALFNDLNKPESEARLTEIDMLVHEIDFMLENLDELAKPKSAGQSAITEMVMGAKADAQIMYEPYGVFLNISPWNYPIQLSISPIIGAMAAGNTIILKPSEFTVHSSALLAKLVAEYFKPNYFTVVEGDVAVNQQLLTEKFDYIFFTGSVPVGKIVMAAAAKHLTPVTLELGGKSPCIVDETADLKLAAERILFGKVFNSGQTCIAPDYLLVQESVKDRLVEEIRQRINAIYQGKNPTEIADHVKVVTPRHYQRLKAFLNDGRVLVGGEYNDETSKLAFTLIDEVNWQSSVMQEEIFGSIFPMLTFKTMNEAIAQVKANAKPLALYLFTQDKATEEQVLNEVSFGGGCINDTFMHVTHAGLPFGGVGDSGMGGYHGAHSFYEMSHGKSVIKRI from the coding sequence ATGAATCAACAACAAATTGCAAATCTCGTGCAAGCGCAACGAGATTTTTTTAATAGTAACGCAACCAAGCCGTTAGCGTTTCGCAAAGCGCAATTACAGCGCTTAAAAACGATGTTAATTGAAAATGATCAGGCAATTTTAACAGCGCTTTTTAACGACCTAAATAAACCGGAATCGGAAGCCCGTTTAACCGAAATCGATATGCTCGTGCATGAGATCGATTTTATGTTAGAAAACTTGGATGAGTTGGCGAAACCAAAATCGGCAGGGCAGTCAGCGATTACCGAAATGGTGATGGGCGCAAAAGCGGACGCACAGATTATGTATGAGCCGTATGGTGTGTTTTTAAATATTTCACCGTGGAATTACCCAATACAGCTTTCGATTTCGCCGATTATCGGCGCAATGGCGGCAGGTAATACGATTATCCTAAAACCTTCGGAATTTACCGTACATTCTTCCGCACTTTTGGCTAAATTAGTTGCTGAATATTTCAAGCCGAATTATTTCACTGTGGTGGAAGGTGATGTTGCGGTAAACCAACAGCTATTGACGGAGAAATTCGACTATATTTTCTTTACCGGTAGCGTGCCGGTTGGGAAAATCGTGATGGCGGCGGCGGCAAAACATTTAACGCCGGTAACGCTGGAATTAGGCGGGAAAAGCCCTTGTATCGTGGATGAAACGGCAGATCTCAAATTAGCGGCGGAACGTATTTTATTCGGCAAGGTGTTTAACAGCGGACAAACCTGTATTGCACCGGACTATTTATTGGTGCAAGAGAGCGTAAAAGATCGTTTAGTTGAGGAGATCAGACAGCGTATCAATGCGATCTATCAGGGTAAAAATCCGACCGAGATAGCGGATCATGTCAAAGTGGTTACCCCTCGTCATTATCAACGTTTAAAAGCCTTTTTAAATGACGGACGAGTGTTAGTCGGCGGAGAATACAACGATGAAACCAGCAAATTGGCATTTACTTTAATCGATGAAGTGAATTGGCAAAGCTCGGTAATGCAAGAAGAAATTTTCGGTTCTATCTTCCCGATGTTGACCTTTAAAACGATGAATGAAGCGATTGCTCAGGTGAAAGCGAATGCTAAACCGTTGGCGCTGTATTTATTCACACAAGACAAAGCAACGGAAGAACAAGTATTGAATGAAGTGTCATTCGGCGGCGGCTGTATTAACGATACCTTTATGCACGTAACACACGCCGGCTTACCTTTTGGCGGTGTGGGTGACAGCGGTATGGGTGGTTACCACGGCGCACACAGTTTCTATGAAATGAGTCATGGAAAAAGCGTGATTAAACGCATTTAA
- a CDS encoding AraC family transcriptional regulator — protein sequence MKLLEKVKPLIDPQKFHHTFETLLPDFHIFHTNKTGGDVIQIEKSGFSVVLQGSKEVQIGEYHYQYRAGDFACYAVDMPILAHYQATPEQPYIDLRFYLPPEQLQQLTEALLSQDYAFPSFSGKKPLSQLSPALEDALCRLIDLHNSPNDIPILYPLLQQEIIYRLLCSEQGGLLRKIATQGSNTQRVASAVEWLNQHYNQPFNVEELSTSIGMSSSGFYAHFRQLTGMSPLQYQKNLRLAQAHRLLKTGTKTISEIAYQVGYDSLPQFSREYKRAFGKTARESLKAG from the coding sequence ATGAAATTACTCGAAAAAGTTAAGCCATTAATTGACCCTCAAAAATTTCATCATACTTTTGAAACATTGCTGCCCGATTTTCATATTTTTCACACCAATAAAACCGGCGGAGATGTAATTCAAATTGAAAAATCCGGCTTCTCAGTCGTATTGCAAGGCTCAAAAGAAGTGCAAATCGGTGAATATCATTACCAGTATCGGGCAGGTGATTTTGCTTGCTATGCGGTAGATATGCCTATTCTCGCGCATTATCAGGCAACACCAGAACAGCCTTATATTGATTTACGCTTTTACCTGCCGCCGGAGCAACTTCAGCAATTAACCGAAGCTTTACTTAGCCAAGATTATGCTTTTCCTTCTTTTTCGGGCAAAAAACCGCTCAGTCAGCTCTCTCCTGCTTTGGAAGACGCTTTATGCCGTTTAATTGATTTACACAATTCACCAAATGACATACCGATTCTCTATCCGTTATTACAACAAGAAATCATCTATCGTTTACTGTGTAGTGAACAGGGAGGATTATTACGAAAAATTGCGACCCAAGGCTCAAATACCCAGCGAGTAGCAAGTGCGGTTGAATGGCTGAATCAGCATTATAACCAGCCGTTTAATGTGGAAGAATTAAGTACGAGCATCGGTATGTCCAGTTCCGGTTTTTATGCACATTTTCGCCAGCTCACCGGTATGAGTCCGTTGCAATATCAAAAGAATCTGCGCTTAGCACAAGCACATCGCTTACTGAAAACCGGCACGAAGACCATTTCTGAAATTGCCTATCAGGTAGGTTATGACAGCCTACCGCAATTCAGCCGTGAATATAAACGAGCATTCGGCAAAACCGCGAGAGAAAGCCTTAAGGCAGGCTAA